Proteins from a genomic interval of Crassostrea angulata isolate pt1a10 chromosome 7, ASM2561291v2, whole genome shotgun sequence:
- the LOC128191957 gene encoding uncharacterized protein LOC128191957 encodes MHFFESLPLLTILVIEHAKCSTHGQEKVISAHMAELSKTESGLVTYFLDQLYVVKSKIQQLEKGGKEMKLALSSWERRIKVVENRKETRCESGTVRDYGFKPTAKWPHSRRIDFRSPFSGTPTLTYGLYALDVSNGANTRVDTVVTNLSRTGFQLTLRTWADTELFAAFASWMACGK; translated from the exons ATGCACTTCTTCGAAAGCCTGCCATTGTTGACGATTTTGGTTATTGAACATGCTAAATGTAGCACTCACGGACAAGAAAAAGTG ATATCTGCACATATGGCAGAATTATCAAAAACTGAAAGTGGCCTGGTAACATATTTTTTGGATCAATTATACGTCGTGAAATCAAAAATACAGCAATTGGAAAAAGGGGGGAAAGAAATGAAATTAGCCCTTTCATCATGGGAACGGCGAATAAAAGTTGTAGAAAACC GCAAAGAAACAAGAT GTGAATCGGGTACCGTTCGAGACTATGGATTTAAGCCAACAGCTAAATGGCCACATTCCCGAAGGATAGATTTTAGATCTCCGTTTAGTGGAACTCCAACCTTAACATACGGTTTATATGCACTCGATGTTTCCAATGGAGCAAATACTCGGGTTGATACAGTTGTGACCAATTTATCAAGAACTGGATTTCAGTTGACATTACGCACATGGGCCGACACCGAATTGTTTGCAGCCTTTGCCAGTTGGATGGCATGtggaaaataa